In one Denitratisoma sp. genomic region, the following are encoded:
- a CDS encoding DUF2788 domain-containing protein, whose protein sequence is MQGTLFGFTEQEVADFGLTFLLGAFMLYMLFIIGELAWKSKAGKMGTFILFFVLAFGMLGFIAKAIIKKMWGI, encoded by the coding sequence ATGCAGGGGACGCTGTTCGGTTTCACCGAGCAGGAGGTGGCCGATTTCGGTCTGACCTTCCTGCTCGGCGCCTTCATGCTGTACATGCTGTTCATCATCGGCGAACTGGCATGGAAGTCGAAGGCCGGCAAGATGGGGACATTCATTCTGTTTTTCGTACTGGCCTTCGGCATGCTCGGCTTCATCGCCAAGGCCATCATCAAGAAAATGTGG
- a CDS encoding argininosuccinate synthase, with protein MSKAKKKPSPGIKKVVLAYSGGLDTSVILKWLQDTYGCEVVTFTADLGQGEELEPARAKALKFGIKKQNIFIDDLREEFVRDFVFPMFRCNTLYEGEYLLGTSIARPLIAKRLVEIAKKTGADAISHGATGKGNDQVRFELGAYALMPNVKVIAPWREWDLLSREKLMAYAETHGIPVDMKHRKGGSPYSMDANLLHISYEGRHLEDPAAEAEESMWRWTVSPEKAPNKGEYLDLEFRQGDLVAINGRKMKAHELLATLNQLGGKHGIGRLDLVENRYVGMKSRGCYETPGGTILLKAHRAIESVCLDREVAHLKDDLMPRYASLIYNGYWWSPERRALQALIDHTQQTVNGWVRLKLYKGNVILVGRDSKTDSLFDPTIATFEDDAGAYDQRDAGGFIKLNALRMRIAANRAKKKR; from the coding sequence ATGAGCAAAGCGAAAAAGAAACCATCGCCCGGCATCAAGAAAGTCGTGCTCGCCTACTCGGGCGGCCTCGACACCTCCGTCATCCTCAAGTGGCTGCAGGACACCTACGGCTGTGAGGTCGTCACTTTCACCGCCGACCTCGGCCAGGGCGAGGAGCTCGAGCCGGCGCGCGCCAAGGCGCTCAAATTCGGCATCAAGAAGCAGAACATCTTCATCGACGACCTGCGCGAGGAATTCGTGCGCGACTTCGTCTTCCCGATGTTCCGCTGCAACACCCTCTACGAGGGCGAGTACCTGCTTGGCACCTCGATCGCCCGGCCGCTCATTGCCAAGCGGCTGGTGGAGATCGCGAAGAAGACCGGCGCCGACGCCATCTCGCACGGCGCCACCGGCAAGGGCAACGATCAGGTGCGCTTCGAATTGGGCGCCTACGCCCTGATGCCCAACGTCAAGGTCATCGCCCCGTGGCGCGAATGGGACCTGCTCTCGCGCGAGAAGCTGATGGCCTACGCCGAAACGCACGGCATCCCGGTTGACATGAAGCACAGGAAGGGCGGCTCGCCCTATTCGATGGACGCCAACCTGCTGCACATCTCCTACGAGGGGCGCCACCTGGAAGATCCGGCTGCCGAGGCCGAGGAGTCGATGTGGCGCTGGACGGTGTCGCCGGAGAAGGCGCCGAACAAGGGCGAGTACCTCGACCTCGAGTTCAGGCAGGGCGACCTCGTCGCCATCAACGGCAGGAAGATGAAGGCCCATGAACTGCTGGCGACGCTCAATCAGCTTGGCGGCAAGCATGGCATCGGCCGCCTCGACCTGGTCGAGAACCGCTACGTCGGCATGAAGTCGCGCGGCTGCTACGAAACCCCCGGCGGCACCATCCTGCTCAAGGCGCACCGCGCCATCGAGTCGGTGTGCCTCGACCGCGAGGTGGCGCACCTCAAGGACGACTTGATGCCGCGCTATGCCAGCCTGATCTACAACGGCTACTGGTGGAGCCCGGAGCGCCGCGCGCTGCAGGCGCTGATCGACCACACCCAGCAGACCGTGAACGGCTGGGTGCGCCTCAAGCTTTACAAGGGCAACGTCATCCTCGTCGGCCGCGATTCGAAGACCGATTCGCTGTTCGACCCGACCATCGCCACCTTCGAGGACGATGCCGGCGCCTATGACCAGCGCGACGCGGGCGGCTTCATCAAGCTCAATGCCCTGCGCATGCGCATCGCGGCGAATCGGGCGAAAAAGAAGCGCTGA